DNA from Sulfodiicoccus acidiphilus:
GCTTCCGTCCTCGAATGACACAAGAAGGGGTTGATTTGGACGAGTAAAAAACCTTGAACGACTCGCTTCGCTTATAGTACAAGGTGGGGCGATTCCTTAATCACGTTAACCACCACCTGGGTGCTGGACCTCTCTATTTCTGGCATGGACATTATTCTCTCCAAGTACTTGTCCATGAACTCTTCCCTATTTTTATACCTTGCCATTACTATGAAGTCTATGTCGCCCAGTACGAAGTAAACTCCCCAGACACCTGGGATTTGGGCTATCCTACTCCCTAACTCGTTATGGTAGTTCTTACCGTACTTTGTCCTGACAAGAGTCACTACTATGTAGTCTAGGTCGAGGGAGGCAGGATTGATCGAGGCGTGGTAACCCCTAATTACTCCAATTCTCTCCAGTCGCCTCAACCTGTAGGAGATCGTCGACTTTGGAGTCCTCAGCGCTTGCGCTAGTCTATCCAGGGGATATTTGGCGTCTTCTTGAACAGCCTTCAATATTCTTAGATCTAGTTCGTCTAGCTCCACGTGATCAATTGGACAC
Protein-coding regions in this window:
- a CDS encoding Lrp/AsnC family transcriptional regulator, with the translated sequence MELDELDLRILKAVQEDAKYPLDRLAQALRTPKSTISYRLRRLERIGVIRGYHASINPASLDLDYIVVTLVRTKYGKNYHNELGSRIAQIPGVWGVYFVLGDIDFIVMARYKNREEFMDKYLERIMSMPEIERSSTQVVVNVIKESPHLVL